Proteins encoded in a region of the Mercenaria mercenaria strain notata chromosome 1, MADL_Memer_1, whole genome shotgun sequence genome:
- the LOC123545723 gene encoding retinol dehydrogenase 14-like, with protein MGNKASFPVVPTSQDRIVMVTGANCGIGYEIAKWTAMMGATVILACRSEEKARAAIEKMEKEFTEEKARGTSKLTERARLAIEFMKVDLGSFKSVDHFCEEYKKSGRPLHVLVCNAGIASIPFMKNEDGLEMILQVNYLSHFLITAKLLPTMKRSGVDCRIIFVSSTAEKLASFDKESINYTGSARNYPVHSCYNRSKLYQVMQMFAMSRRLTGTNITVNSLHPGIVETEIWRYSNSWMTRCLLFFARCFCVTRTPINGATCAIDLAVNPEHTGVSGHFWKDCKMTSTSRLSRNEEKQEALWNASFNFVNEYLTMEEINCMEGENRNI; from the coding sequence ATGGGTAACAAAGCATCATTTCCTGTAGTACCAACTTCTCAGGATCGAATTGTCATGGTAACTGGTGCAAACTGTGGAATAGGTTATGAAATTGCTAAATGGACAGCGATGATGGGGGCTACTGTCATTTTAGCCTGTAGATCTGAGGAAAAAGCTAGGGCAGCGATTGAGAAAATGGAAAAAGAATTCACAGAAGAAAAAGCAAGAGGGACATCTAAACTCACTGAAAGGGCAAGGTTGGCCATTGAATTTATGAAAGTTGATTTAGGATCATTCAAGTCTGTTGACCATTTTTGCGAAGAATATAAGAAAAGTGGGCGTCCGCTACATGTGTTGGTTTGCAACGCTGGTATAGCGTCAATACCGTTCATGAAAAATGAAGATGGACTTGAAATGATTCTACAAGTAAATTACTTGAGTCATTTTCTTATTACGGCGAAACTTTTACCTACAATGAAGCGTTCAGGTGTAGACTGCCGCATCATATTTGTCTCGAGTACTGCTGAAAAATTAGCAAGTTTTGACAAAGAGTCCATTAACTACACTGGTTCAGCACGAAACTACCCGGTACATTCTTGTTACAACCGATCGAAGCTGTACCAAGTCATGCAAATGTTTGCCATGTCACGACGCCTGACTGGGACGAACATCACAGTTAACAGTTTACATCCAGGCATTGTGGAGACTGAAATATGGCGGTACAGCAATAGCTGGATGACAAGATGTCTGCTCTTTTTTGCTCGTTGCTTTTGTGTGACGAGAACCCCTATTAACGGTGCCACTTGTGCCATCGACCTGGCAGTTAACCCAGAGCATACAGGAGTGTCCGGTCATTTCTGGAAAGACTGCAAGATGACGTCGACTTCTAGGCTGTCCAGGAACGAAGAAAAACAGGAGGCTTTATGGAATGCATCCTTCAATTTTGTAAATGAGTATCTTACAATGGAAGAGATCAATTGTATGGAAGGGGAAAACaggaacatttaa